From a region of the Saccharomycodes ludwigii strain NBRC 1722 chromosome VII, whole genome shotgun sequence genome:
- the ARG1 gene encoding argininosuccinate synthase (similar to Saccharomyces cerevisiae YOL058W | ARG1 | ARGinine requiring), whose protein sequence is MSKGKVCLAYSGGLDTSVILAWLLEQGYEVVAFMANIGQEEDFEAAEKKAMKIGATKFVLSDVRKEFVEKILFPAVQVNAVYEDVYLLGTSLARPVISKAQIDVAEKEGCFAVAHGCTGKGNDQIRFELAFYALKPDIKCIAPWRDPEFFNRFAGRKDLLDYAAEKGIPVTQTKAKPWSTDENMAHISYEAGILEDPDCTPPKDMWKLITDPSDAPNEPQDLTIFFEKGLPVKLVIGEKKYTTPLEIFHAASSIARKHGVGRIDIVEDRYINLKSRGCYEQAPLTLLRKAHVDLEGLTLDREVRQLRDQFVTPSYSRLLYNGSYFTPECEYVRSMIQPSQNTVNGQVRIRLYKGNVIILGRSSETENLYDATESSMDELTGFQPTDTTGFIAIQAIRVKKYGESKKAKGDPVVL, encoded by the coding sequence ATGTCTAAAGGTAAAGTTTGTTTGGCTTATTCTGGGGGTTTAGATACCAGTGTTATTTTGGCTTGGTTATTGGAACAAGGCTACGAAGTTGTTGCTTTCATGGCCAATATTGGTCAAGAAGAAGATTTCGAAGCTGCTGAAAAGAAAGCTATGAAAATTGGTGCCACTAAATTCGTTTTATCTGATGTTAGAAAAGagtttgttgaaaaaatctTATTTCCAGCTGTCCAAGTTAATGCTGTTTACGAagatgtttatttattaggTACTTCTCTAGCCAGACCAGTTATTTCTAAAGCTCAAATCGATGTTGCTGAGAAAGAGGGTTGTTTTGCCGTTGCCCATGGTTGTACCGGTAAGGGTAATGACCAAATTAGATTTGAATTGGCATTTTATGCTTTGAAACCAGACATTAAATGTATTGCTCCTTGGAGAGACCCGgaatttttcaatagatTTGCTGGTAGAAAAGATTTATTGGACTATGCTGCTGAAAAGGGCATTCCAGTGACCCAGACCAAAGCTAAGCCATGGTCTACTGACGAAAACATGGCCCATATTTCTTATGAAGCCGGTATTTTGGAAGATCCAGACTGTACTCCACCAAAAGATATGTGGAAATTGATTACTGATCCATCAGATGCTCCAAATGAACCACAAGATTTAActattttctttgaaaAGGGTCTTCCCGTTAAATTGGTAAttggtgaaaaaaaatacacaaCGCCGTTAGAAATTTTCCATGCAGCTTCCTCTATTGCTAGAAAGCATGGTGTTGGTAGAATTGACATTGTCGAAGATCGTTATATCAATTTGAAGTCTAGAGGATGTTATGAACAAGCTCCATTAACCTTGTTAAGAAAAGCTCATGTTGATTTGGAAGGTTTGACTTTGGATAGAGAAGTTCGTCAATTGAGAGACCAATTTGTTACTCCATCTTATTCCAGATTGTTATATAATGGTTCTTATTTCACTCCAGAATGTGAATATGTCAGATCTATGATTCAACCATCCCAAAATACTGTCAATGGTCAAGTTAGAATTAGATTATATAAGGGTAATGTGATTATTTTGGGTAGATCAAGTGAAACTGAAAACTTGTACGATGCCACTGAGTCCTCTATGGATGAATTGACTGGTTTTCAACCAACTGATACTACTGGTTTCATTGCTATCCAAGCCATTAGGGTTAAAAAGTACGGTGAATCAAAGAAGGCTAAGGGTGACCCAGTTGTTTTGTAG
- a CDS encoding M20 family metallo-hydrolase, whose amino-acid sequence MSTTQSNKSATTSLPVGTLSLPGIVPLDIVSGRLNDTIINTGEQYGGLDRWGPARHEFGMRRLAGTKVDGEMRTWFINQCKNLGCSIKIDKIGNIFAIFPGKNSGELPTGIGSHLDTQPAAGKYDGILGVLAGLEVLRTFKENNYVPNYDVCVVCWFNEEGARFPMACTGSSVWAHALPLKEAYELMSIGEDTPESVYESLTNTGYLGDIDASYESGQNFHGIFELHIEQGPILENEKKDIGIVVGVQSWHWQKIIVTGQGAHAGTTPWELRHDALLASSKMIIAANKLAKKYKGLFTCGVIDALPYSVNIIPGEVSFTTDFRHTSDETLKQIVKEATEEFAQIITEEGCEIKTEILQYNPAVHFNKTCIECVSRSAYAQFPKDKVRTITSGAGHDSCLTSLHCPTSMIFIPSKNGLSHNYHEYSSPEEIENGFKVLLQAVINYDNHRAAK is encoded by the coding sequence atgtCAACCACacaatcaaataaaagcGCAACAACCTCTTTGCCAGTTGGTACCTTGTCCTTACCTGGGATTGTTCCATTGGATATCGTAAGCGGCCGTTTAAATGATacaattattaatactgGCGAACAATATGGTGGTCTTGATAGATGGGGTCCAGCACGTCATGAATTTGGTATGAGAAGATTGGCAGGCACTAAAGTTGATGGGGAAATGAGAACTTGGTTTATTAACCAGTGTAAGAATTTAGGGTGTAGTATCAAAATTGATAAGattggtaatatttttgctaTATTTCCCGGTAAAAATAGTGGCGAACTGCCTACCGGTATTGGTTCTCATTTGGATACTCAACCAGCTGCTGGCAAGTATGATGGTATCTTGGGTGTGCTAGCTGGTTTGGAAGTATTGCGTACTTTTAAGGAAAATAACTACGTTCCAAATTATGATGTCTGTGTTGTTTGTTGGTTTAATGAAGAAGGTGCTAGATTTCCCATGGCTTGTACTGGTTCTTCTGTTTGGGCACATGCCTTGCCTTTGAAAGAGGCTTATGAACTTATGTCTATTGGTGAGGATACTCCGGAATCTGTTTATGAATCTTTAACCAATACGGGATATTTAGGTGATATTGACGCTTCTTATGAATCCGGTCAAAACTTCCATGGTATCTTTGAGTTGCACATTGAACAAGGTCCAATattagaaaatgaaaaaaaggacattggcattgttgttggtgtCCAATCGTGGCATTGGCAAAAGATTATCGTTACTGGACAAGGTGCTCATGCTGGTACTACCCCATGGGAGTTAAGACATGACGCCCTATTGGCTTCTTCCAAAATGATTATTGCTGCTAATAAGCTTGccaaaaaatacaaagGTTTGTTTACCTGTGGTGTTATTGACGCTCTGCCATATTCagttaatattattccaGGGGAAGTTTCTTTTACTACCGATTTCAGGCATACTTCTGATGAAACTCTTAAACAGATTGTAAAAGAAGCCACTGAAGAATTTGCACAAATAATTACGGAAGAGGGTTGTGAAATTAAAACGGAAATATTACAATACAATCCAGCTGTTCatttcaataaaacttGTATTGAGTGTGTCTCTAGATCTGCCTATGCTCAATTTCCTAAAGATAAAGTTAGAACGATTACTTCTGGTGCGGGTCACGATTCTTGTCTAACTTCTTTACATTGTCCAACCTCCATGATTTTTATTCCTTCCAAGAATGGTTTATCCCATAATTATCACGAGTATTCGTCCCCtgaagaaattgaaaatggATTCAAGGTTTTGTTACAAGCTGTTATTAATTATGATAATCACAGAGCTGccaagtaa
- the POP3 gene encoding Pop3p (similar to Saccharomyces cerevisiae YNL282W | POP3 | Processing Of Precursor RNAs): MAITLKDANKTVPVKRQVYQPILENPYTSSSQDFPHVNEQQEIKTLLEITVLQPFSKNPNGALKIGFNQVYQYLENIIKNQTVLSSNTTDNEISDSDRGIYLFVCNKDGVSPVLYSQFPMMISLCSSKYMKIKKKETKNIPFKLIQLPEGSYKLFSKYINVEENKKRDTTVDNKFEEHHGLLLIPGKFIPNALQKKIVSNVGDVNISWLNDYINSVRGDNNNDYSSPFISCAKNLKMLSTSVPLNKNKVRKGKVLKKKKNMVSQQQSKKK, translated from the coding sequence ATGGcaataactttaaaagACGCTAACAAAACAGTTCCTGTTAAAAGACAGGTTTATCAACCTATTTTAGAAAATCCTTACACCTCTTCCTCTCAAGATTTTCCTCATGTCAATGAGcaacaagaaattaaaacattattagaaataacTGTTCTACAAcctttttctaaaaaccCTAATGGTGCGCTTAAGATAGGGTTTAACCAAGTTTACcaatatttggaaaatattattaaaaaccaGACCGTATTGAGTAGCAACACTACTGATAATGAAATAAGTGACAGTGATCGCggtatttatttgtttgtttgtaaTAAAGACGGAGTTTCTCCAGTTTTATATTCTCAATTTCCAATGATGATTTCATTGTGTAGTTCGaaatatatgaaaataaaaaaaaaagagaccAAAAATATCCCATTTAAGTTAATCCAGTTACCTGAAGGCTCATATAAGTTATTCAGCAAATATATAAACGTTGAAGAGAATAAGAAAAGAGATACCACTGTTGATAACAAATTCGAAGAACACCATGGATTATTGTTGATTCCTGGCAAGTTCATACCCAATGCCttacaaaagaaaattgttTCTAATGTTGGTGATGTGAATATATCGTGGTTAAATGATTATATTAATAGTGTCAGAGgcgataataataacgattATAGTTCTCCTTTTATAAGTTGTGCtaagaatttgaaaatgcTTAGTACTTCGGTCccattgaataaaaataaagttagaAAGGGTAAAGTGctgaaaaagaagaagaacatGGTATCTCAACAACAGtccaaaaagaaataa
- a CDS encoding dipeptidyl-peptidase III (similar to Saccharomyces cerevisiae YOL057W | dipeptidyl-peptidase III), with amino-acid sequence MFKKLPNLKLARLVFRIPKRTMATTLSQNTIYHADHKAPVVMLSFGKEFFEQLTTKEKLYTYYMSKASHCGTRIVLRQVSHESESIFDLIMHIHKTLITTDGAKTYTDFVGDSSEAQSYLEYASQFLSNLGNYKSFGDRKFIPGCSIDTWYKLMDAAQININDKPNVSLGGYPFDTYKDLLHKGVYNVTDKVALLGFPSEGHISSYYLGKAVSAEDMNLLKREVFGKYGILPENTRINKINENFFEILVASYDKDNNIDYYPSGEFTLDDNVTKCVFKFGDHSREMGMICRYLNLAKEYAANNNQVKMLDEYIKHFKTGSSRAHKNSQKIWVKDLSPIIETNIGFIETYREPSGIIGEFESFVAIQNKERTKKFAALVSSGEKYISLLPWDKDYEKPKFQAPDFTSLEVVTFTGSGIPAGINIPNYDDVRLNIGFKNVSLGNILNISCKIKQDPTFISRENFEIFKKYQGLSFEVQVGIHELLGHGSGKLLSEVEDGKKFNFDFKSPPLGVDNKTPVSTYYKVGETWGSKFGALAGAFEECRAEVIAMYLLTNRELLRIFGFNDKQEQDDIIYVGYLQMARAGLMALEYWDPQTKKWGQPHMQARFSIMKTFLEHCSNPDFCRIVVDDGTMHIELDRSLIESSGHECIEDYLRHLHIYKCSGDVVNGSKYFIDRSSVPENLAKLREIVLKEKLPRRQIIQANIVLDGDGTNDSAIKVVNYEETPVGMIQSFIEREL; translated from the coding sequence ATGTTCAAAAAGCtaccaaatttaaaattagcAAGATTAGTCTTTAGAATACCAAAAAGAACTATGGCTACGACCTTATCTCAGAATACAATCTACCATGCTGATCACAAAGCTCCGGTTGTTATGCTATCATTCGGCAAAGAATTCTTTGAGCAATTAACtaccaaagaaaaattatacacTTATTACATGTCCAAAGCGTCACATTGCGGTACTAGAATCGTATTAAGACAAGTATCACATGAGAGTGAAAgcatttttgatttaatcATGCATATCCATAAAACGTTGATAACAACTGATGGAGCCAAGACATACACTGATTTTGTTGGAGATTCGTCAGAAGCTCAATCATATTTAGAATACGCCTCTCAATTTTTATCTAATTTGGGCAACTATAAATCCTTTGGTGATCGTAAATTTATTCCAGGTTGTTCCATTGACACGTGGTACAAATTGATGGATGCAGCCCAGATCAATATTAATGACAAGCCAAATGTTAGTTTGGGTGGTTATCCCTTTGATACTTACAAAGATTTGCTCCACAAGGGTGTTTATAATGTTACTGATAAAGTGGCACTATTAGGATTCCCCAGTGAGGGCCATATCAGTTCTTACTATCTTGGCAAGGCTGTGTCTGCTGAGGATatgaatttattgaaaaggGAAGTTTTCGGAAAGTATGGAATTTTACCGGAAAACACaagaattaataaaattaatgaaaatttttttgaaatactAGTCGCCTCTTATGATAAGGATAACAATATTGATTATTATCCTAGCGGGGAGTTCACTCTAGATGACAATGTGACAAAATGCGTATTTAAATTTGGGGATCATTCAAGAGAAATGGGGATGATCTGTagatatttaaatttagcCAAGGAGTATGCggctaataataatcaggTCAAGATGTTGGATGAATACATTAAGCATTTCAAGACTGGCTCTTCGAGAGCACACAAGAATTCTCAAAAAATTTGGGTTAAAGATTTGAGTCCGATCATTGAAACAAATATCGGGTTTATTGAGACGTATAGGGAACCTTCTGGTATTATAGGTGAATTTGAAAGCTTTGTTGCCattcaaaataaagaaCGTACCAAGAAATTTGCTGCTCTAGTGTCTTCTGGTGAGAAGTACATTTCGCTTTTGCCATGGGACAAAGATTACGAGAAGCCCAAATTCCAGGCACCTGATTTCACTTCCTTGGAAGTTGTAACGTTTACTGGTTCGGGAATTCCTGCGGGCATTAACATACCTAATTATGATGATGTTAGATTAAATattggttttaaaaatgtttcctTGGGAAATATTTTGAACATTTCATGCAAAATTAAACAAGACCCAACATTTATTAGTCGAGagaattttgaaattttcaaaaaataccaaGGTTTATCTTTTGAAGTTCAGGTTGGTATACATGAATTATTAGGACATGGTAGCGGGAAGTTGCTAAGCGAGGTGGAGGATGGCAAGAAATTCAATTTCGACTTTAAAAGCCCACCTTTGGGTGTGGACAATAAGACGCCAGTTTCCACGTATTATAAAGTGGGCGAAACTTGGGGTTCGAAATTTGGCGCATTAGCTGGTGCATTTGAAGAATGCCGTGCTGAAGTTATTGCAATGTATTTGTTAACCAACAGGGAATTATTGCGGATTTTTGGATTCAATGATAAACAGGAGCAAGATGATATTATCTATGTTGGATATCTACAGATGGCACGTGCTGGGCTAATGGCCTTAGAATATTGGGATCCTCAGACTAAGAAATGGGGTCAGCCACATATGCAAGCTAGATTTTCGATTATGAAAACATTTTTGGAGCACTGTTCCAATCCAGATTTCTGTAGgattgttgttgatgatgGCACCATGCACATTGAGTTAGACCGTTCATTAATTGAAAGTAGTGGACACGAATGTATTGAAGATTATTTAAGACATTTACATATCTATAAATGTAGCGGGGACGTTGTTAACGGtagtaaatattttattgataGATCTAGTGTTCCTGAGAATTTAGCCAAGTTGAGAGAAATTgtgttaaaagaaaaattgcCAAGAAGACAAATCATACAGGCCAATATTGTATTGGATGGCGATGGAACTAACGACTCTGCTATAAAAGTGGTTAATTACGAGGAGACACCAGTTGGAATGATTCAATCTTTTATAGAAAGAGAGTTATAA
- the CHS2 gene encoding chitin synthase CHS2 (similar to Saccharomyces cerevisiae YBR038W | CHS2 | CHitin Synthase) has product MPPSSRLINPFMDKHEVPVIRSPERSNPPPSWRYNNHNNNINNIRATPPRPSDFDEQDEDADDYDAYSEENSEASSIIYSQIQHQQQSPSKAALRYSPQRKQQYQRYGTQSPFIPRHQATQMESPKRNERVVIEIDSENDDEERMAHNNDNTINRLNNNKHSAEANGVYESDFYDLYSNNNNTKNSPNKTNNLRFSENYTNTGIGPRPDFDDDENEQGRDDDEESDFNNKSVPVNELDVDISNVGGHGTNYDNEKKESMDRLRTVSTKSSFTTYAKSLEDDDGSTIFSGDTFDNTRFPAQHPQLKYVRRGNSTVRPKPPKKKATKILTLDNPIPKGILEVLPRRNSPEFTEMRYTACTADPNDCVEEGYSLRFADMNRECQIAVCITMYNEDKYCLARTLHSIMRNVSYLCKREKSKVWGPNGWKKVQVIIISDGRAKINKGSLDYLTSLGIYQEDMAKSTVNGQAVKAHIFELTSQISIDDELNYISKDLVPVQIVFCLKEENQKKINSHRWLFNAFCPILDSTVVALVDVGTRLNDSALYHMWKAFDMDSNVAGVAGQIKTMKGKYGLKLLNPLVASQNFEYKMSNILDKPLESVFGYISVLPGALSAYRYRALKNHPDGTGPLHSYFLGENQENANRDVFTANMYLAEDRILCWELVAKRDAKWILKYVKEATGETDVPEEPPEFISQRRRWLNGAMFAALYAQLHFYQIWKTKHSFIRKFFFHLEFFYQLVQFLFSWFSIANFFLTFYYLAGSMNVIIKHGIVLFTFFKYLLICTICALFIISMGNRPQGANHLFISSMVILSICSTYALITGLVFSFKTLKATDTSYHVFLDVVVSLLSTYGLYAFTSIMYLDPWHIITSIVQYLLMLPTFVCTLQIFAFCNTHDVSWGTKGSTKEQKPKSEAVVKEGPDGQTVITGTEWPQDIDKKYIEIRNRLKENEVVKKKTDPVEKNNDYYRDVRTRIVMLWMLSNLVMCMIVTQVYAADEISNNKYLAFVLWSVAALALFRSFFSMTFLFLQYLRMIISYKHKLERNGSWRIPKLSLSNPFKGKQ; this is encoded by the coding sequence ATGCCACCATCATCTCGTCTAATTAATCCCTTTATGGATAAGCACGAGGTTCCAGTAATTCGATCACCGGAAAGGAGCAATCCACCTCCTTCTTGGAGATATAACAatcacaataataatattaataatattaggGCCACTCCACCAAGACCAAGTGATTTTGATGAACAAGATGAGGATGCTGATGATTATGATGCGTATAGTGAAGAAAATAGTGAAGCATCATCAATTATATATTCCCAAATCCaacatcaacaacaatcaCCATCTAAGGCCGCTTTAAGGTATTCTCCCCaaagaaaacaacaatatcaaCGTTACGGTACACAATCACCTTTTATACCAAGGCATCAAGCAACACAAATGGAAAGCCCAAAACGTAATGAGAGGGTGGTTATTGAAATCGATTCGGAAAATGATGACGAAGAACGTATGGCTCATAATAACGACAATACCATTAATAGactaaataacaataagcATAGTGCTGAGGCTAACGGTGTTTATGAATCTGatttttatgatttatattccaataacaataataccaaGAATTCTCCAAACAAAACCAACAACCTACGCTTTTCTGAGAATTATACTAATACTGGAATAGGGCCACGTCCTGattttgatgatgatgagaATGAACAAGGCAGAGATGACGATGAAGAAAgtgattttaataacaagaGCGTGCCTGTAAATGAACTAGATGTTGATATTTCCAATGTTGGTGGTCATGGTACCAACTACGACaacgaaaaaaaggaaagcaTGGATAGATTAAGGACTGTTTCCACAAAATCCTCGTTTACAACATATGCTAAATCTCTGGAGGATGACGACGGCTCGACCATTTTCAGCGGTGACACCTTTGACAACACACGATTTCCTGCCCAACATCCTCAGCTGAAATATGTCAGAAGGGGCAATTCAACGGTACGTCCAAAACCACCCAAGAAAAAGGCCACCAAGATTTTAACTTTGGATAATCCAATTCCAAAAGGTATTTTGGAGGTGTTACCCAGGAGGAATTCACCTGAGTTTACGGAGATGCGGTATACTGCATGTACTGCTGATCCGAATGATTGTGTAGAGGAAGGGTACAGTCTAAGATTTGCTGATATGAACAGGGAATGCCAAATAGCTGTTTGCATTACGATGTATAATGAAGATAAGTATTGTTTGGCGAGAACTTTACATTCAATCATGAGAAACGTTAGTTATTTATgtaaaagggaaaaatCCAAAGTTTGGGGTCCAAATGGCTGGAAAAAAGTTCAAGTGATTATCATTAGTGACGGTAGAGCTAAGATTAATAAGGGGTCATTGGACTACTTAACTTCCTTGGGGATTTATCAAGAGGATATGGCAAAGAGTACAGTTAATGGACAAGCAGTCAAAGCacatatttttgaattgaCGTCTCAAATTTCTATTGATGATGAGTTAAACTATATCAGCAAAGATCTAGTTCCAGTCCAAATTGTGTTTTGTTTGAAAGAGGAAAaccagaaaaaaattaattcacATCGTTGGTTGTTTAACGCATTTTGTCCAATATTGGACTCTACCGTCGTTGCTCTGGTTGATGTTGGTACTAGGCTGAATGACTCTGCTTTATACCACATGTGGAAAGCGTTTGATATGGATTCTAATGTTGCCGGTGTTGCTGGTCAAATCAAAACAATGAAGGGTAAATATGGCTTGAAGTTGTTAAACCCACTAGTTGCCTCCCAAAATTTTGAGTACAAAATGTCAAATATATTGGACAAACCACTGGAATCTGTTTTCGGTTACATTTCAGTTTTGCCTGGGGCTCTTTCTGCTTACCGATACAGAGCCTTGAAAAACCATCCGGATGGCACCGGTCCCTTACATTCTTATTTCCTGGGTGAAAACCAAGAAAATGCGAATCGTGATGTTTTCACCGCAAATATGTATCTAGCAGAAGATAGAATTTTGTGTTGGGAGTTAGTTGCCAAGAGAGATGCCAAATGGATCTTAAAATATGTCAAAGAGGCCACCGGCGAGACTGATGTCCCCGAAGAGCCACCTGAATTTATTTCGCAAAGAAGGAGATGGTTGAATGGTGCAATGTTTGCTGCTTTATATGCCCAATtacatttttatcaaatttgGAAAACCAAGCATTCATTTATtagaaagttttttttccaccttgaatttttttatcaattggtccaatttttattttcatggTTTTCCATTGctaatttctttttgacGTTTTACTATTTAGCTGGTTCGATGAATGTCATCATTAAGCATGGTATAGTTCTTTTCACATTTTTCAAGTATCTGTTGATTTGTACTATTTGTGCTTTGTTCATTATATCTATGGGTAATAGACCACAAGGTGCCAATCACTTATTTATAAGCTCCATGGTAATCTTAAGTATATGTTCTACATATGCTTTGATTACCGGTTTGgttttctcttttaaaaCGTTGAAAGCCACTGATACTTCGTATCACGTTTTCTTGGATGTTGTTGTATCATTATTGTCTACCTATGGATTATACGCCTTTACTTCGATTATGTATTTAGATCCATGGCATATCATTACTTCGATTGTGCAATACTTGTTAATGTTACCAACTTTTGTTTGCACTTTACAAATTTTTGCCTTTTGTAATACACATGATGTTTCCTGGGGTACCAAAGGCTCTACCAAGGAACAAAAACCTAAAAGTGAGGCCGTTGTTAAAGAGGGGCCAGATGGACAAACTGTTATTACGGGTACTGAGTGGCCACAAGacattgataaaaaatatattgaaattAGAAACAGATTGAAGGAAAATGAGGTtgttaaaaagaaaactgACCCGGTGGAGAAAAATAACGATTATTATAGAGATGTTAGAACAAGAATCGTGATGTTATGGATGTTGTCTAATTTAGTTATGTGTATGATTGTTACACAGGTGTATGCTGCAGATGAGATCtccaataacaaatatttggCATTTGTGTTGTGGAGTGTTGCTGCTTTGGCATTATTTAgatctttcttttctatgacctttttatttttacaatatCTACGGATGATCATCAGTTATAAGCACAAATTGGAAAGAAATGGTTCATGGAGGATACcaaaattatcattatctaACCCTTTCAAGGGTAaacagtaa